One window of the Vigna radiata var. radiata cultivar VC1973A chromosome 1, Vradiata_ver6, whole genome shotgun sequence genome contains the following:
- the LOC106766061 gene encoding alkane hydroxylase MAH1-like has protein sequence MAFLLVGYAGAATIAALLCMLRFFYLRRCCSNPIFTEYPFVGMLPHVLCNLWHAHDYSTQVLKQHGGTGEFVGPWFTGMNYMLTCDPLNVHHMLSKNFRNYVKGPEFREIFQAFGDGIFTADAEAWKYSRDLFHSLLKHKSFEVFLEKTIQKKVQNSLLPLLNHVQDQGRVVDLQDVFNRFTFDNICSTVLGRDPECLSIDFPEVAIEKAFNQAEESIFYRHVVPGSVWKLQKWLQIGQEKKMTESCIILDEFIYSCIASKREDLSRYEENETGETFHVDLLTTLMREGKGKGEAHEDIFLRDAVFNLFVAGRDTITSALTWFFWLVATNPLVEAKIVEEMNEKFGSNEKTVLSAEEVKKLVYLHGAMCETLRLFPPIPFERKKAIEADVLPSGHGVNPRTKILLFLYAMGRVEEIWGEDCMEMKPERWISEKGGIVHVPSYKFIAFNAGPRNCLGKDLSFIQLKMVAAAILRSYHVQLVEGYVATPTLSIVLLMKDGLKVNITKRKS, from the coding sequence ATGGCTTTCTTATTGGTTGGCTATGCAGGAGCAGCTACAATTGCAGCACTCCTCTGCATGTTACGCTTCTTCTATCTCAGACGATGTTGCTCGAACCCCATCTTCACCGAATACCCTTTTGTCGGCATGCTACCACATGTTCTTTGCAATTTGTGGCATGCCCATGATTATTCAACTCAGGTTTTGAAACAACATGGCGGCACTGGTGAGTTCGTTGGACCATGGTTTACCGGTATGAACTACATGCTCACCTGTGATCCCCTCAACGTGCACCATATGTTGAGCAAAAATTTCCGTAACTACGTCAAGGGACCCGAGTTTCGGGAGATTTTTCAAGCTTTCGGAGATGGCATTTTCACTGCTGATGCAGAAGCTTGGAAATACAGCAGAgatctcttccattctttgctCAAGCATAAAAGCTTCGAAGTGTTTCTGGAGAAAACTATTCAGAAGAAGGTGCAGAATAGCCTACTTCCTTTATTGAATCACGTGCAAGACCAAGGGAGGGTGGTGGATCTTCAAGATGTCTTCAATCGCTTCACTTTCGATAACATATGTTCTACAGTTCTTGGTCGTGACCCCGAATGCCTTTCCATTGATTTTCCAGAAGTTGCAATCGAGAAGGCTTTTAACCAAGCAGAAGAGTCCATATTCTACAGACACGTAGTGCCGGGAAGTGTCTGGAAGCTCCAGAAATGGCTCCAAATTGGTCAAGAGAAGAAGATGACAGAATCATGCATAATACTTGATGAGTTCATATATTCATGCATAGCGTCCAAGAGAGAAGATCTAAGCAGGTATGAGGAAAATGAAACGGGAGAAACTTTTCATGTTGACTTGTTAACAACTTTGATGAGAGAAGGAAAGGGAAAAGGAGAAGCACATGAAGATATATTTCTAAGAGATGCTGTGTTCAATCTTTTTGTGGCTGGGAGAGATACCATAACTTCAGCTCTCACGTGGTTCTTCTGGCTTGTTGCTACAAACCCTTTGGTGGAAGCGAAGATTGTTGAAGAGATGAATGAAAAGTTTGGAAGCAATGAAAAGACAGTATTAAGTGCAGAGGAGGTGAAAAAGCTGGTTTATCTGCATGGTGCTATGTGTGAAACGTTGAGGCTGTTTCCTCCTATACCATTCGAACGCAAGAAAGCAATTGAAGCTGACGTGCTTCCTAGTGGGCATGGTGTTAATCCGAGAACAAAGATATTACTATTTTTGTATGCAATGGGAAGAGTTGAAGAAATATGGGGAGAAGATTGCATGGAGATGAAGCCAGAGAGATGGATCTCAGAGAAAGGAGGTATTGTTCATGTACCATCTTACAAATTCATTGCTTTCAATGCAGGACCTCGAAATTGCTTGGGGAAAGACTTGTCCTTTatccaattgaagatggtggcaGCAGCTATTTTGCGCAGTTACCATGTTCAACTGGTGGAGGGTTATGTTGCAACTCCTACACTCTCCATTGTTCTTCTTATGAAGGATGGTTTGAAGGTAAATATAACGAAAAGAAAGTCTTAG
- the LOC106752534 gene encoding alkane hydroxylase MAH1-like codes for MLCYETAATVAAFFCIIYFFHRRFPLLTDYPIIGRLPEVLCNLWRIHDFTVQVLKSRGATTQLTAPWFTNINYLVTTDPLNVHHVLTKNFNNYVKGPECREILEAFGHGIFAADEEAWKYNRDLFHSLFKHRSFEEFLEKTIRKKVQNSLLVVLDHVQQQGSVVDLQDVFSRFTFDNICSIVLGYDPNCLSLDFPQVAIEKAFHEIEESVFYRNILPKSLWKLQKWLQIGKEKKMTEACITIDEFIYSCIASKKEDLSRYEENETGETFHVDLLTTLMREGKGKGEAHEDIFLRDAVFNLFVAGRDTLTSALTWFFWLVATNPLVEDKIVEEMNEKLGSNEKTVLSAEEVKKLVYLHGAICESLRLFPPIPFQRKEALKADVLPSGHGVNPNTVILFCLYSMGRYEEIWGKDCMEFKPERWISEKGGNVYVPSYKFIAFNAGPRTCLGKNSSFVQMKMVATAILHKYHVEVVEGCIVKPNLSIVLLMKDGLKVKIRKRET; via the coding sequence ATGCTTTGCTATGAAACAGCAGCAACAGTTGCAGCATTCTTCTGCATCATCTATTTCTTCCATCGGAGATTCCCTCTCCTCACTGACTACCCCATCATCGGAAGGCTACCGGAGGTACTCTGCAATCTGTGGCGCATCCATGATTTTACAGTTCAGGTGCTCAAATCACGTGGGGCCACTACTCAGCTCACTGCACCTTGGTTTACCAATATCAACTATTTGGTCACTACCGACCCTCTCAACGTGCATCATGTCTTGACCAAGAATTTCAACAACTATGTCAAAGGACCAGAATGTCGTGAGATTTTAGAGGCTTTCGGACATGGGATATTTGCTGCTGATGAAGAAGCATGGAAATACAACAGGGATCTCTTCCATTCCCTCTTTAAACACAGAAGCTTCGAGGAGTTTCTGGAGAAAACCATTCGGAAGAAGGTGCAGAATAGTCTACTTGTCGTGTTGGATCATGTGCAACAACAAGGGAGCGTGGTGGATCTTCAAGATGTCTTCAGTCGCTTCACTTTCGATAACATATGTTCTATAGTTCTTGGATACGACCCTAATTGCCTTTCCCTTGATTTTCCACAAGTTGCAATCGAGAAGGCTTTTCATGAAATAGAGGAGTCCGTTTTCTACAGAAATATATTGCCAAAGAGTCTTTGGAAGCTGCAGAAATGGCTTCAGATTGgtaaagagaagaagatgaCAGAAGCATGCATAACAATTGATGAGTTCATATATTCATGCATAGCGTCTAAGAAAGAAGATCTAAGCAGGTACGAGGAAAACGAAACGGGAGAAACTTTTCATGTTGATTTGTTAACAACTTTGATGAGAGAAGGAAAGGGAAAAGGAGAAGCACATGAAGATATATTTCTAAGGGATGCTGTGTTCAATCTTTTTGTGGCTGGGAGAGATACCTTAACTTCAGCTCTCACATGGTTCTTTTGGCTTGTTGCTACAAACCCTTTAGTGGAAGACAAGATTGTTGAAGAGATGAATGAAAAGCTTGGAAGCAATGAGAAGACAGTTTTAAGTGCAGAGGAGGTGAAAAAGCTGGTTTATCTACACGGTGCTATATGTGAATCATTGAGGCTGTTTCCTCCCATACCCTTCCAACGCAAGGAAGCACTTAAAGCTGACGTGCTTCCTAGTGGTCATGGTGTTAATCCCAACACAGTTAtacttttttgtttgtattcAATGGGGAGATATGAGGAAATATGGGGAAAAGATTGCATGGAGTTCAAGCCAGAAAGATGGATATCAGAAAAAGGAGGTAATGTTTATGTACCATCTTACAAATTCATTGCTTTCAATGCAGGACCAAGAACTTGCTTGGGGAAAAACTCGTCCTTTGTTCAAATGAAGATGGTGGCAACTGCAATTTTGCACAAGTATCATGTCGAAGTGGTGGAAGGTTGTATTGTTAAGCCAAACCTTTCAATCGTTCTTCTGATGAAGGATGGTTTAAAGGTTaagataagaaaaagagaaacttaA
- the LOC106752623 gene encoding alkane hydroxylase MAH1-like, with the protein MFCYAAAAIAAVFCIIYFFHRRLCCRYPLFTDYPIIGMLPALLCNLWRIHDFSVEVLKSHGGTGEFTGPWFTNMNYLITSDPINVHHILSKNFSNYVKGPEFREIFQAFGDGIFTADAETWKYNRDLFQSLFKNRSFEVFLEKTIRKKVQNSLLVVLDHVQQQGRVVDLQDVFNRFTFDNICSTVLGYDPNCLSLDFPEVAIEKAFNEIEESIFYRHVMPKRLWKLQRWLQIGREKTMTEACKSFDEFIHALIASKFEKLSKYNENKTGEACADLLTTVMREGKEQHDAGFLRDAVFNLFVAGRDTLTSALTWFFWLVATNPLVEAKILEEMNEKIGRNENTASILTIEEVKKLVYLHGAICETLRLFPSIPFERKQALEADVLPSGHGVNPRTMILFSLYAMGRFEEIWGEDCMELKPERWISQKGGIVYVPSYKFVAFNAGPRTCLGKELSFLQMKIVAAAILRNYHVQVVEGSVVTPNLSVVLLMKNGLKVKITKRET; encoded by the coding sequence ATGTTTTGCTATGCAGCAGCAGCAATTGCAGCAGTCTTCTGCATAATCTATTTCTTCCATCGGAGACTATGTTGCAGATACCCTCTCTTCACCGACTACCCCATCATCGGAATGCTACCGGCGTTACTCTGCAATCTGTGGCGCATCCATGATTTTTCTGTTGAGGTGCTCAAATCACATGGGGGAACTGGTGAGTTCACTGGGCCATGGTTTACAAACATGAACTATTTGATCACCAGTGACCCCATCAACGTGCACCATATTTTGAGCAAGAATTTCAGCAACTACGTCAAGGGACCTGAGTTTCGTGAGATCTTTCAGGCTTTCGGAGATGGGATATTCACTGCTGATGCAGAAACATGGAAGTACAACAGGGATCTCTTCCAGTCCCTCTTTAAAAACAGAAGCTTCGAGGTGTTTCTGGAGAAAACCATTCGGAAGAAGGTGCAGAATAGTCTACTTGTCGTGTTGGATCATGTGCAACAACAAGGGAGGGTGGTGGATCTTCAAGATGTCTTCAATCGCTTCACCTTCGACAACATATGTTCCACAGTTCTTGGATACGACCCTAATTGCCTCTCCCTTGATTTTCCAGAAGTTGCAATCGAGAAGGCTTTTAATGAAATAGAGGAGTCCATTTTCTACAGACATGTAATGCCAAAGCGTCTTTGGAAGCTGCAAAGATGGCTTCAAATTGGTCGAGAGAAGACGATGACAGAAGCATGCAAATCGTTTGATGAGTTCATACATGCACTCATAGCGTCTAAGTTTGAAAAACTAAGCAAGTACAACGAAAATAAAACAGGAGAAGCCTGTGCTGATTTGCTGACAACTGTGATGAGAGAGGGGAAGGAACAACACGATGCTGGCTTTCTAAGGGATGCTGTGTTCAATCTTTTTGTAGCTGGGAGAGATACCTTAACTTCAGCTCTCACATGGTTCTTTTGGCTTGTTGCTACAAACCCTTTGGTGGAAGCGAAGATTCTTGAAGAGATGAATGAAAAGAttggaagaaatgaaaataCAGCATCGATTTTAACTATAGAGGAAGTGAAAAAACTAGTTTATCTGCATGGTGCTATATGTGAAACATTGAGACTCTTTCCTTCTATACCTTTCGAACGCAAACAAGCCCTTGAAGCTGACGTGCTTCCTAGTGGTCATGGTGTTAATCCCAGAACAATGATATTATTTTCACTGTATGCAATGGGAAGATTTGAGGAAATATGGGGAGAAGATTGCATGGAGTTGAAGCCAGAGAGATGGATTTCACAGAAAGGAGGTATTGTTTATGTACCATCTTACAAATTCGTTGCTTTTAATGCAGGACCTAGGACATGCTTAGGTAAAGAGTTGTCCTTTCTTCAAATGAAGATTGTTGCAGCTGCTATTTTGCGCAATTATCATGTCCAAGTGGTGGAAGGTTCTGTTGTTACGCCAAATCTTTCTGTTGTTCTTCTCATGAAGAATGGTTTAAAGGTTAAGATAACGAAAAGAGAAACTTAA